One region of Deinococcus budaensis genomic DNA includes:
- the hisS gene encoding histidine--tRNA ligase, with protein sequence MALQRPKGTQDHLPDGSPKLSSDLRASAFAFVQDTARRVLERSGAQPITTPLFEEAELVKRGVGGSTDIVRKEMFTVYYFGDHGGYVLRPEGTASIVRAYLQNGLKQLPAPLKLWTHGPMFRAENVQKGRLRQFHQVDYEVLGSTDPLVDAEAIWLMWEVVRELGLTGVRVKLGSIGDPEDREAYNTYLRGLFGAHLERLSGDSKDRLERNPMRILDSKSEADQALITELGVRPMLDFLGEEARAHFGAVQAYLREWDVPFDLDPSIVRGLDYYRRTAWELHHTQVGAKSALGGGGRYDGLAEQLGGAAVPGIGWAFGIERLLLALDAEGVALPEAEGPALFLAALDEEGVGLAARLALKARAAARVEFAYRALKPGSAFKEADRRRARFAAVIGSEEAARGVLRLKALASGEQREVAFGDLGTFLREHA encoded by the coding sequence ATGGCGTTACAGCGCCCCAAGGGCACCCAGGACCATCTGCCGGACGGCAGTCCCAAACTTTCCAGCGATCTCCGGGCCTCGGCCTTCGCCTTCGTGCAAGACACCGCGCGGCGGGTGCTGGAGCGCTCGGGGGCGCAGCCCATCACCACGCCGCTGTTCGAGGAGGCCGAACTCGTCAAGCGCGGCGTGGGCGGCAGCACCGACATAGTCCGCAAGGAGATGTTCACGGTGTATTACTTCGGGGACCACGGCGGCTACGTCCTGCGCCCGGAAGGCACCGCCAGCATTGTGCGGGCGTACCTCCAGAACGGCCTCAAGCAACTCCCCGCGCCGCTGAAGCTCTGGACGCACGGGCCGATGTTCCGCGCCGAGAACGTCCAGAAAGGCCGGTTGCGCCAGTTTCATCAGGTCGACTACGAGGTGCTGGGCAGCACCGACCCGCTGGTCGATGCCGAGGCGATCTGGCTGATGTGGGAGGTCGTGCGCGAGCTGGGCCTGACGGGCGTGCGGGTCAAGCTCGGCTCCATCGGGGACCCCGAAGACCGCGAGGCGTACAACACCTACCTGCGGGGGCTGTTCGGGGCGCATCTGGAGCGCCTCTCTGGCGACAGCAAGGACCGCCTGGAGCGCAACCCGATGCGGATCCTGGATTCCAAGAGCGAGGCGGACCAGGCGTTGATCACGGAACTGGGGGTGCGGCCCATGCTCGACTTTCTGGGCGAGGAGGCCCGCGCGCACTTCGGGGCGGTGCAGGCCTACCTGCGCGAGTGGGATGTGCCCTTTGACCTCGACCCCTCCATCGTGCGCGGGCTGGACTACTACCGCCGCACGGCCTGGGAGCTGCACCACACCCAGGTCGGGGCGAAGTCGGCGCTGGGAGGAGGCGGGCGCTACGACGGGCTGGCCGAGCAGCTCGGCGGGGCGGCGGTGCCGGGCATCGGCTGGGCCTTCGGCATCGAGCGGCTGCTGCTGGCGCTCGACGCCGAGGGGGTGGCGCTGCCGGAGGCGGAAGGACCGGCCCTCTTTCTCGCCGCGCTGGACGAGGAGGGGGTCGGGCTGGCCGCGCGGCTGGCGCTGAAAGCCCGCGCGGCGGCCCGGGTGGAGTTCGCCTACCGGGCGCTGAAGCCGGGCAGCGCCTTCAAGGAGGCCGATCGCCGCCGCGCCCGCTTCGCCGCCGTGATCGGCAGTGAGGAGGCCGCGCGGGGCGTGCTGAGGCTCAAGGCCCTGGCCTCGGGCGAGCAGCGCGAGGTCGCCTTCGGGGACCTGGGGACCTTTTTGAGGGAGCACGCATGA